The following proteins are encoded in a genomic region of Pelodictyon phaeoclathratiforme BU-1:
- a CDS encoding c-type cytochrome: MKRLFLFFCVGLLFNTESNATTNVLDGQAIFIRNCSVCHSVNPPPKSAPPIVPLASHYHLRFQTKAEGVNHLVGYLQSPDKRNAIDSRAIARFGLMPASPLSAVELKAVAEWVWDQYNPAMGRGRGFGGQGAGRRRMNP; the protein is encoded by the coding sequence ATGAAACGGTTATTTCTTTTTTTTTGTGTTGGGTTACTGTTTAACACGGAATCAAATGCCACGACGAATGTTCTGGATGGTCAAGCGATTTTCATCAGAAACTGCAGTGTCTGCCATTCTGTTAACCCACCACCAAAATCAGCGCCGCCTATTGTTCCTCTTGCCTCCCACTATCATTTGCGTTTTCAGACAAAAGCAGAGGGCGTCAATCATCTTGTTGGGTATTTACAATCACCAGACAAGCGAAACGCTATTGATTCACGAGCCATTGCAAGATTTGGTCTCATGCCGGCAAGTCCACTGTCGGCTGTCGAATTGAAGGCTGTTGCCGAATGGGTCTGGGATCAGTACAACCCTGCTATGGGCAGAGGCCGGGGATTCGGAGGGCAGGGAGCAGGGCGGAGACGAATGAATCCGTAG
- a CDS encoding YgaP family membrane protein, producing the protein MEQNIGQIDKKIRVGVGVAIILAGFATQSWWGAVGIVPLLTSFAGFCPLYTLLGISTCTKSCRADKPGKGGSSKS; encoded by the coding sequence ATGGAACAGAATATTGGACAAATCGATAAAAAAATCCGTGTCGGCGTCGGAGTTGCAATCATACTTGCAGGCTTCGCAACACAGTCGTGGTGGGGAGCTGTTGGAATTGTTCCTCTTCTGACGTCATTTGCAGGTTTTTGTCCCCTTTATACCCTGCTGGGAATTTCGACATGCACAAAAAGTTGCCGCGCTGATAAACCCGGCAAGGGTGGTTCATCGAAATCCTGA
- a CDS encoding HigA family addiction module antitoxin, with amino-acid sequence MVVKKFLPLHPGTVLLEEFLTPMNLSENRIAEDIHIPVWRINDIIAGKRCITAETALRLARYFSTPPQFWFGLQMDYDLKVALNNEGAKIEREIKAYDDSRS; translated from the coding sequence ATGGTTGTTAAAAAATTTTTGCCGCTTCATCCTGGAACTGTTCTGCTTGAAGAGTTCCTTACACCCATGAATCTCAGCGAAAACAGAATTGCCGAAGATATTCATATCCCTGTTTGGCGAATCAACGATATTATTGCCGGGAAACGGTGTATAACCGCCGAAACCGCTCTGCGTCTTGCCCGCTATTTCAGTACCCCGCCCCAGTTCTGGTTTGGACTGCAGATGGATTATGATCTTAAAGTCGCCCTGAACAATGAGGGTGCAAAGATCGAGCGTGAAATCAAGGCCTATGATGACTCAAGATCATAA
- a CDS encoding DNA recombination protein RmuC, which produces MLMTTAISVLLFLPLFLLLAFVAYRIVRDAPLKIELQRLQGIEDEARSSTLRLESKSLELENLRIQFTRLEADMANEQRSSSEKIALMQESETRLKIEFENLSNRIFEERGRALGLENRERMDALLQPLREQLDSFRKRVEEVHSRDTEQSTRLIEQVRQLQELSGRVSDEANMLARAIKGDSKKQGDWGEMIIERIFEASGLEKGREYLVQESFRAEDGILRRPDFMVLLPGNKAVIVDSKVSLTAYERFCSLDQEPQRQTALKEHVHSVRRHIGDLQAKEYSSIAGNRTLDFVIMCIPLEPAWQTVMQNDPELIYDLAGKDVVLCGPTTLMITLKLIVQIWRRENENRNAELIAEKAGRIYDQVFLVVEAMTEARKKLSGVSDSFDLALKRLKEGRGNLVGRVEEIRRLGAKVTRQIPPDLVADAEDGAVESE; this is translated from the coding sequence ATGCTCATGACCACAGCTATCTCTGTTTTACTCTTTCTCCCACTCTTTCTCCTTCTTGCCTTTGTTGCTTATCGTATCGTGCGGGATGCTCCACTGAAAATTGAACTTCAGCGTCTTCAGGGTATCGAAGATGAGGCACGTTCATCCACTTTGCGGCTTGAATCGAAATCCCTGGAACTCGAAAACCTGCGGATTCAGTTTACCCGTCTTGAAGCTGATATGGCAAACGAGCAACGCAGCTCATCGGAAAAAATAGCTCTTATGCAGGAGTCGGAAACGCGATTGAAAATCGAATTTGAAAATCTTTCAAACAGGATTTTTGAGGAGCGGGGCAGGGCGCTTGGTCTCGAAAACCGGGAACGAATGGATGCTCTTCTGCAACCCTTGCGTGAACAGCTTGACTCTTTTCGCAAACGGGTTGAGGAGGTGCATAGCCGTGATACAGAGCAGTCCACACGCCTCATTGAACAGGTGCGTCAACTGCAGGAGTTGAGCGGGAGGGTGAGTGATGAGGCCAACATGCTGGCACGAGCCATAAAAGGTGACTCGAAAAAGCAGGGTGATTGGGGTGAGATGATCATTGAAAGGATTTTTGAGGCTTCAGGTCTTGAAAAAGGTCGTGAATACCTGGTACAGGAGAGTTTTCGGGCGGAGGACGGGATACTCAGACGTCCGGATTTTATGGTACTGTTGCCTGGAAACAAGGCGGTGATAGTTGATTCCAAGGTCTCGCTGACAGCTTATGAACGATTCTGTTCTCTCGATCAGGAACCGCAACGCCAGACAGCTCTCAAAGAGCATGTGCACTCCGTGCGGCGTCATATTGGCGATCTGCAGGCAAAAGAGTACAGCAGTATCGCTGGCAACCGGACGCTCGATTTTGTTATCATGTGCATTCCTCTCGAACCAGCCTGGCAGACCGTTATGCAAAATGATCCGGAGTTGATTTACGATCTCGCAGGCAAAGATGTGGTTTTGTGCGGTCCCACAACGCTGATGATCACCCTTAAACTGATTGTACAGATATGGCGACGGGAGAATGAAAACCGCAATGCCGAACTTATTGCTGAAAAGGCAGGACGGATTTATGACCAGGTTTTTCTTGTAGTCGAGGCTATGACAGAAGCACGTAAAAAACTTTCAGGAGTTTCAGACTCCTTTGATCTGGCTCTGAAACGGCTGAAAGAGGGACGTGGAAATCTTGTTGGCAGGGTTGAAGAGATTCGCCGGCTCGGTGCCAAGGTAACGCGCCAGATACCGCCAGACCTTGTTGCGGATGCGGAAGATGGTGCGGTCGAAAGCGAGTAA
- a CDS encoding DegT/DnrJ/EryC1/StrS family aminotransferase → MAGAELIGREELAEIQELFSREKVNLYRYGGGNYKTREFEEKFAAWIGVKYAHAVSSGTAAIHCALAGAGIAPGDEVITTAWTFIAPVEAISALGAVPVPVELDETYHLDPLEVEKAITPATKAVVAIPMWASPKMDELSALCRERGLILIEDAAQALGASYKGQKLGTIGSVASFSFDAGKTLHTGEGGIIVTNDKEIYDRAAEFSDHGHMHLPGLPRGKDPRRSKGLNLRLSEVTAAIGLAQLAKIDTILSMSRENKKKIKEAIRHLDNIILRPFSDEAGSQGDTLIFRVRDREAALQFEAHLTEHGFGTKILPEALDWHYAGVWGHLLGEYDRYRGLDLEALWPKTGIMLRSSICLNIPVLMDGETIERVINAIVSGAEKIG, encoded by the coding sequence ATGGCTGGCGCAGAATTAATCGGTCGTGAAGAACTGGCTGAAATACAGGAGCTATTCAGCAGGGAAAAGGTCAATTTATACCGTTACGGCGGGGGGAATTACAAAACAAGGGAGTTCGAAGAGAAATTTGCCGCATGGATTGGGGTGAAGTATGCCCATGCAGTTTCTTCGGGCACGGCTGCTATCCATTGTGCTCTTGCCGGTGCAGGTATTGCTCCCGGTGATGAGGTCATCACAACGGCATGGACCTTTATTGCCCCTGTGGAGGCCATCAGTGCGCTTGGAGCGGTTCCTGTGCCGGTTGAGCTTGATGAAACCTACCATCTCGACCCGCTGGAAGTTGAAAAGGCTATTACTCCTGCGACAAAAGCGGTGGTGGCCATTCCCATGTGGGCTTCGCCAAAAATGGATGAACTTTCGGCTCTCTGCCGGGAACGCGGTCTAATTTTGATTGAGGATGCAGCGCAGGCACTTGGAGCTTCATATAAAGGGCAGAAGCTTGGTACCATTGGCAGTGTTGCCTCGTTCTCGTTTGATGCAGGCAAAACGCTTCATACCGGTGAGGGTGGAATCATTGTGACCAATGACAAGGAGATCTATGACCGTGCTGCCGAATTCTCTGATCATGGCCATATGCACTTGCCAGGGTTACCACGAGGCAAAGATCCGAGGCGTTCAAAAGGGCTTAATTTGCGTCTCAGCGAAGTGACTGCAGCCATCGGTCTGGCCCAGCTCGCCAAAATTGATACGATTCTGTCGATGTCAAGAGAGAACAAGAAGAAAATCAAGGAGGCTATCCGTCATCTTGATAACATTATTCTCAGGCCATTCAGTGATGAAGCTGGCTCACAGGGAGATACCCTGATTTTCAGGGTCAGGGATCGCGAAGCCGCCTTGCAGTTTGAAGCGCATCTGACCGAGCATGGTTTCGGTACCAAAATTCTGCCGGAAGCCCTCGACTGGCACTATGCAGGAGTGTGGGGACACCTTCTTGGAGAGTATGACCGGTATCGTGGTCTCGATCTTGAAGCACTCTGGCCAAAAACCGGCATTATGCTGCGCAGCAGTATTTGTCTGAACATTCCCGTGCTGATGGACGGGGAAACGATTGAGAGAGTGATCAACGCTATAGTTTCCGGTGCGGAAAAGATAGGGTAG
- a CDS encoding iron-containing alcohol dehydrogenase, which yields MNFFLSTDLVIGVNEALKLNEHLSQLSVKKPGIIYDANVAGSLYFQSVLKNLTSVYTNAVIYCNEFAGEPTYAHLETVAEFFRSNPPDALVAIGGGSSLDLGKGVALLMTNNVPALSLKGFPSGVNDPLPLVTVPSLLGSGAEVSFNAVFIDEAEGRKLGINSRKNFPKKAVIDPQLSMTAPLENVIASAMDSLVHCVDSFGSVKHTALSRIFSIEGFQRTFYALQQNQLDRAESRLDLALGSVCGTVALMNSGDGPTNGFAYYLGVKHRVPHGLAGAIFLKEVMRYNHLQGYEKYALLNPMRSTPSPKEVTIELLEEMDELYRQLQIPTLVPYGYGKGSVTEFAHNASEALKGSFSGNPVEFTEESAVAVISQLT from the coding sequence ATGAATTTCTTTTTATCCACCGACCTTGTTATCGGGGTTAACGAAGCCCTGAAGTTGAATGAGCATCTCTCACAATTATCTGTGAAGAAACCGGGAATCATCTACGATGCCAATGTGGCTGGCAGCCTTTATTTTCAGTCCGTATTAAAAAATCTTACCTCCGTCTATACAAACGCAGTGATCTACTGCAACGAATTTGCCGGAGAGCCCACCTATGCCCACCTGGAAACAGTAGCTGAATTTTTCCGCAGCAATCCGCCTGACGCTCTTGTTGCCATAGGTGGCGGAAGCTCTCTCGATCTTGGCAAAGGTGTAGCCCTGCTTATGACGAACAACGTTCCGGCACTTTCCCTCAAGGGATTTCCTTCCGGGGTTAATGATCCTCTGCCACTTGTAACGGTTCCCTCACTTTTGGGCAGTGGCGCTGAAGTCAGCTTTAACGCGGTTTTTATTGACGAAGCTGAGGGACGCAAACTGGGTATCAACAGCAGGAAGAATTTCCCGAAAAAAGCGGTTATCGATCCGCAACTCTCTATGACAGCGCCTCTTGAAAATGTGATTGCTTCGGCAATGGACAGTCTTGTTCACTGCGTTGACAGTTTCGGGTCGGTCAAGCATACCGCTTTGAGCCGGATTTTTTCTATAGAGGGATTTCAGCGCACATTTTATGCTTTGCAGCAGAACCAGCTTGATCGGGCGGAGTCTCGTCTTGATCTTGCTCTTGGCAGTGTTTGCGGTACGGTGGCGCTCATGAACTCCGGAGATGGTCCGACCAATGGTTTTGCCTACTATCTTGGAGTGAAACATCGTGTCCCTCATGGTCTTGCCGGAGCAATCTTTCTCAAGGAGGTCATGCGCTACAACCATCTCCAGGGTTATGAAAAGTATGCCCTTCTTAATCCCATGCGTTCGACCCCTTCACCAAAAGAGGTGACCATTGAGCTGCTTGAAGAGATGGATGAACTCTATCGTCAACTGCAGATACCTACCCTTGTTCCTTATGGATACGGCAAGGGAAGCGTAACCGAATTTGCGCACAACGCATCGGAAGCACTGAAAGGATCTTTTTCAGGTAATCCGGTTGAATTTACCGAAGAATCGGCAGTGGCCGTTATTTCTCAATTAACCTAA
- a CDS encoding acylneuraminate cytidylyltransferase family protein, which translates to MHTVAIIPARGGSKGLKEKNIYPVAGKPLLAWTILQASASTSVEKVFVTTDDKAIADVAHAYGAEVIVRPSELAGDKASSESAIMHALSVIEREYNMPLEMIVFLQATSPLRKPDDIDRAVALFCQEGADSLISVTRADDLTLWESRAGKWESVNFDYRNRGMRQDRPTQFIENGSIYLFKPEILAAFGNRIGKKLSVYEMEFWQTWEIDTIKEIDLIEYYLYKKNLAGRDVAPQNY; encoded by the coding sequence ATGCATACGGTAGCAATTATTCCTGCAAGAGGCGGGTCGAAAGGGCTTAAAGAGAAGAATATTTATCCTGTGGCAGGAAAACCACTGCTTGCATGGACCATTTTGCAGGCATCAGCCTCGACAAGTGTTGAAAAGGTTTTTGTTACAACTGATGACAAGGCTATTGCTGATGTAGCACACGCATACGGAGCAGAGGTGATTGTGCGTCCGTCGGAACTTGCGGGCGACAAGGCAAGTTCTGAATCGGCCATTATGCATGCGCTCTCTGTTATTGAACGGGAGTACAACATGCCGCTCGAGATGATTGTATTTTTACAGGCAACCTCACCCTTGCGCAAACCTGATGATATTGATCGGGCAGTAGCACTTTTTTGTCAGGAAGGGGCCGATTCGCTGATTTCGGTCACCAGAGCTGATGATCTTACCCTGTGGGAATCAAGGGCGGGAAAATGGGAAAGTGTCAATTTCGATTACCGCAATCGAGGTATGCGACAGGATCGTCCAACACAGTTTATTGAAAATGGTTCAATCTATCTTTTCAAGCCGGAGATTCTTGCCGCCTTTGGCAACAGAATCGGTAAAAAGCTCTCTGTCTATGAAATGGAGTTTTGGCAAACATGGGAGATTGATACTATCAAGGAAATAGATTTAATTGAATATTACCTGTATAAAAAAAACCTGGCAGGCCGGGATGTAGCTCCACAGAACTATTAG
- a CDS encoding lysylphosphatidylglycerol synthase transmembrane domain-containing protein, whose protein sequence is MTKKTGNNLAGYIGLALGLVLIVFQFRQIDFAGVVGRISSIGFSSVSILLPFLALHLLETFAWIKVFPPGITAIPFFKLLKIQLITETISMTLPAGMAIGEPLRPYLCSRFIGIPLPAGVASVAVRKLMLGVAQGIYTIIGAIAGFSLLQTISIPMIPAGVLGYIMVGAGVAVFSLFFVFLLLLLNGNAAQSVHRLLMFVPFKRVKKWLLDRESGFLDTDAELKSFDTPFAGRLILVLLIYIIAWFMLAIESYIILRLLGVDISFLQVLSMDTAITMLRAFFFFIPSGLGIQELGYRVFFQALGLYNVQDYGAFVLLRRFKELLWYTFGYAIMFLSGVHLRDAEGVSRGDS, encoded by the coding sequence ATGACGAAAAAAACCGGCAATAACCTGGCTGGTTATATCGGACTTGCTCTTGGACTTGTTCTTATTGTGTTTCAGTTCCGCCAAATTGATTTTGCGGGAGTGGTTGGACGGATCTCGTCAATTGGCTTTTCCTCTGTCTCTATTCTTCTTCCTTTTCTGGCGCTTCACCTTCTGGAAACGTTTGCATGGATAAAGGTTTTTCCTCCAGGTATAACGGCAATACCTTTTTTCAAACTTCTTAAAATACAGTTGATAACCGAAACCATATCCATGACGCTTCCTGCGGGTATGGCTATCGGTGAACCTCTTCGCCCTTATCTTTGCAGTCGCTTTATTGGAATTCCACTTCCGGCAGGCGTGGCAAGTGTCGCTGTGCGCAAACTCATGCTTGGTGTGGCCCAGGGGATCTACACTATTATTGGCGCCATAGCTGGCTTTTCCCTGTTACAGACCATTTCCATTCCGATGATTCCGGCAGGAGTTCTTGGTTACATTATGGTCGGAGCCGGTGTGGCAGTTTTTTCCCTCTTTTTTGTTTTTTTGCTCCTGCTGCTCAATGGAAACGCAGCGCAAAGTGTACACAGACTTCTGATGTTTGTACCATTCAAGCGGGTAAAAAAATGGCTGCTTGACAGGGAGAGTGGATTTCTTGATACCGATGCTGAGTTGAAGAGTTTCGATACCCCTTTTGCAGGACGGCTGATTCTTGTATTGCTCATCTATATTATCGCCTGGTTCATGCTTGCGATCGAGAGTTATATTATCCTTCGCTTGCTTGGTGTTGATATCTCATTTTTACAGGTGCTCTCCATGGATACTGCCATTACCATGCTTCGGGCTTTCTTTTTTTTCATTCCATCAGGACTCGGTATACAGGAATTAGGTTATCGTGTTTTTTTCCAGGCACTTGGATTGTATAATGTTCAGGATTATGGCGCTTTTGTGCTTTTAAGACGTTTTAAGGAGCTCCTTTGGTACACCTTTGGGTACGCAATCATGTTTTTATCAGGGGTTCATCTACGAGATGCAGAGGGAGTTAGTCGGGGAGATTCATGA